From the genome of Ananas comosus cultivar F153 linkage group 16, ASM154086v1, whole genome shotgun sequence, one region includes:
- the LOC109722340 gene encoding uncharacterized protein LOC109722340: MARDVKSLGKIPTSCDADEDDDDEMSESLSSSGGSDDDESCSSSARNRSPNPQNLDSSGPLYELSSLMEHLPIKRGLSKYYEGKSQSFTSLSDAKSVEDLPKKETPFKRKIKPSKSYAGGLGETQTQGNYPVQDPNSRIITTTSSSGSCANSAARSGNSKNFAPRPPPIHVNKNSPRR; this comes from the exons ATGGCCAGAGATGTGAAATCCCTGGGGAAAATTCCAACCTCTTGCGACGCAGATGAGGACGACGATGATGAGATGAGCGAATCCTTGTCCTCTTCCGGTGGATCAGACGACGACGAATCCTGCTCGTCTTCGGCTCGAAATCGATCTCCGAATCCCCAGAATTTGGATTCATCTGGGCCTCTCTACGAACTATCATCGCTCATGGAACATCTCCCCATCAA GAGAGGATTATCGAAGTACTACGAAGGAAAATCCCAATCGTTTACATCTCTCTCTGATGCGAAGAGCGTAGAGGATCTACCCAAAAAGGAAACCCCGtttaaaaggaaaataaaaccaTCGAAGAGCTACGCAGGGGGGCTCGGTGAAACCCAGACCCAGGGGAATTATCCTGTCCAGGACCCGAATAGTAGGATTATTACAACAACGTCCTCGAGTGGCTCGTGTGCAAATTCCGCGGCTCGAAGTGgtaatagtaaaaattttgCGCCGAGGCCCCCGCCAATTCATGTTAATAAGAATTCGCCCCGTCGttag
- the LOC109722017 gene encoding putative dual specificity protein phosphatase DSP8: protein MRGMSEFDAGGSDEASSSRGRKVVETKAKRALVGAGGRILFYPTLVYNVIRNKTDAEFRWWDQVDQFLLLGAVPFPSDVPCLQQLGVRGVVTLNEPFETLVPTSLYEAHDIDHLVIPTRDYLFAPSLDDAQCAVDFIHKNASQGKTTYVHCKAGRGRSTTIVLCYLVEHKHMTPEAALNHVRSRRPRVLLAPAQWQAIQEYSRRKLDSKDSAIGQHAKDTEVLTCAGGLIGVNINDRHFVVDDLAVHSPQRVQSEPSIDDEVLITNEDLKGYDTYRAGSKGIIRPRPIMSMFSGLLGTLSGSNPGRVSDICAC, encoded by the exons ATGAGGGGGATGTCGGAGTTTGATGCCGGAGGATCGGACGAGGCGTCGTCGTCACGGGGACGCAAAGTTGTGGAGACGAAGGCGAAGAGAGCGCTGGTCGGGGCGGGGGGCCGTATCTTGTTCTATCCGACCCTCGTGTACAATGTGATCCGGAACAAGACGGACGCCGAGTTCCGGTGGTGGGACCAAGTTGATCAG TTTTTATTACTAGGTGCAGTTCCTTTTCCCAGTGACGTACCTTGTTTGCAGCAACTTGGGGTTCGCGGAGTTGTTACGCTCAACGAGCCCTTTGAAACTCTGGTTCCCACATCCTTATACGag gCTCATGACATTGATCACCTCGTGATTCCGACGAGAGACTATCTTTTCGCGCCTTCTCTCGACGACGCTCAATGCGCCGTCGATTTCATCCACA AGAATGCATCGCAAGGGAAAACTACGTACGTACACTGCAAAGCTGGGAGGGGACGTAGCACTACAATCGTCTTATGCTACCTC GTAGAGCACAAGCACATGACACCTGAAGCCGCTTTAAATCACGTGCGATCAAGGAGGCCACGTGTCCTTCTAGCCCCAGCACAGTGGCAG gCTATTCAGGAATATAGCCGGCGCAAGTTAGACTCAAAGGACTCTGCCATTGGCCAGCATGCGAAAGACACCGAAGTGCTAACATGCGCCGGAGGCCTCATCGGGGTCAACATCAACGACCGACATTTCGTCGTCGATGATCTCGCCGTCCATTCACCTCAGAGGGTTCAATCAGAGCCGTCCATTGACGACGAAGTATTAATAACAaacgaggatctaaaaggttaCGACACTTATCGGGCCGGATCTAAGGGAATTATTAGGCCGAGGCCCATTATGAGCATGTTCTCGGGCCTTTTAGGCACGCTTTCGGGCTCGAATCCGGGTCGGGTTTCGGATATTTGTGCTTGCTAG
- the LOC109721942 gene encoding WD repeat-containing protein 48 isoform X1, whose protein sequence is MHRVGSAGNTSGSTRARKEKRLTYVLNDADDTKHRAGINCLAYLKNSAPDNYDYLFTGSRDGTLKRWALRDGEASFSATFESHVDWVNDAILAGNTLVSCSSDTTLKTWNCLSDGVCTRTLRQHSDYVICLAAAEKNSNIVASGGLGGEVFIWDIDAALLPIAKTADSTEDDVSNGNTMQPMTSLRCGGTNNNISANNSQSRGYSPIAAKGHKESVYALAMNDSGTLLVSGGTEKVVRVWDPRTGSKNMKLRGHTDNIRALLLDSTGRYCLSGSSDSMIRLWDLGQQRCVHSYAVHTDSVWALASTPSFTHVYSGGRDLSVYLTDLSTRESVLLCTKEHPILQLALQDDMIWVATTDSALSAWPAEGRSPQKVFQRGGSFLAGNLSFSRARASLEGSAPVPVYKEPSITIPGIPGIIQHEILNNRRHVLTKDTAGSVKLWDVTRGIVTEDYGKISFEEKKEELFEMVSIPAWFTMDTRLGCLSVHLDTPQCFSAEMYAIDLNILGTPEDLKINLAQETLRGLFSYWLAKRRQKPGSQASSNGDSSIGKEASVKNAPHSRLEVDDGSENHMNVMLPAFEFSTVSPPSIITEGSQGGPWRKKITDLDGMEDEKDLPWWCIDCVLNGRLPPRENTKCSFYLHPFEGSSLPNVTQGKLSAPRILRIHKVCACQGKRTFESTEASVLVINYVVEKLVLDKPVDAGSSDGTFGSGLSTGQSQLPPIGDGSLRSGLKSWPKLKPNLEILCNNQVLSPEMSLATVRTYIWKKPEDVILHYRLVQSR, encoded by the exons ATGCATCGTGTTGGCAGTGCTGGTAATACATCCGGCTCTACGCGTGCTCGGAAGGAGAAGCGTCTAACGTATGTGCTGAATGATGCAGATGACACAAAG CATCGTGCAGGAATTAACTGCCTAGCATATTTAAAGAATTCTGCTCCTGATAACTATGATTATCTTTTTACTGGAAGTCGAGATGGGACTTTGAAAAGATGGGCTCTGAGAGATGGTGAAGCAAGTTTCTCAGCAACATTTGAATCACATGTTGATTGG GTTAATGATGCTATTCTTGCTGGTAACACTCTCGTTTCTTGTTCTTCAGACACCACTCTTAAG ACATGGAATTGCCTGTCTGATGGTGTGTGTACCAGGACTCTCCGTCAACATTCCGACTATGTTATATGTCTTGCTGCGGcggaaaagaat AGCAATATTGTTGCCTCTGGGGGCCTTGGTGGCGAGGTCTTTATATGGGATATTGATGCAGCCCTTCTCCCAATTGCTAAGACTGCTGATTCAACAGAAGATGATGTTTCAAATGGCAATACTATGCAACCTATGACAAGTTTACGATGTGGCGGTACTAATAATAACATATCTGCAAACAACAGTCAGTCACGTGGGTATAGTCCAATTGCTGCCAAAGGCCATAAGGAATCGGTGTATGCCCTAGCAATGAATGATAGTGGAACCCTTCTTGTTTCTGGCGGAACTGAGAAG GTTGTTCGTGTTTGGGATCCAAGGACTGGTTCAAAGAACATGAAACTAAGAGGGCATACCGACAATATTAGGGCCTTGCTCCTTGATTCCACTGGCAG GTACTGCTTATCAGGTTCATCTGATTCAATGATCCG CTTATGGGATCTTGGTCAGCAGCGTTGTGTTCACTCCTATGCCGTCCACACCGATTCAGTCTGGGCACTTGCTAGTACTCCCTCATTCACACATGTTTATAGTGGTGGGAGGGACCTTTCT GTGTACCTTACTGATTTATCAACAAGGGAGAGCGTCTTGCTATGCACAAAAGAACACCCAATTTTGCAGTTGGCATTACAAGATGATATGATATGGGTTGCAACAACAGATTCTGCTTTGTCTGCGTGGCCAGCTGAAGGACGAAGCCCTCAGAAGGTTTTCCAAAGAGGTGGCTCATTCTTAGCCGGGAATTTGTCCTTTTCAAGGGCAAGGGCTTCATTGGAAGGATCAGCACCT GTTCCTGTATATAAAGAACCATCTATCACTATTCCAGGGATTCCAGGAATCATACAGCATGAGATATTGAATAATAGAAGGCATGTCCTGACAAAG GACACTGCAGGCTCAGTTAAGCTGTGGGACGTTACTAGGGGTATCGTAACTGAGGACTACGGCAAG ATATCATttgaagaaaagaaggaagagtTGTTTGAAATG GTGAGCATACCTGCATGGTTTACTATGGACACTCGACTTGGATGCTTGTCTGTCCATTTGGATACACCTCAATGCTTTTCTGCCGAAATGTATGCAATCGACTTGAATATACTAGGGACCCCAGAAGATCTTAAG ATAAATTTGGCTCAAGAGACTCTTCGTGGCTTATTTTCGTACTGGCTTGCTAAAAGAAGGCAGAAACCGGGATCGCAAGCTTCATCCAATGGCGACAGTTCAATTGGAAAAGAGGCATCTGTTAAAAATGCTCCGCATTCAAGACTCGAGGTTGACGATGGTTCTGAAAACCACATGAATGTGATGCTTCCTGCATTTGAATTTTCAACCGTGTCACCTCCATCGATAATTACAGAGGGTTCTCAGGGGGGTCCTTGGAGGAAGAAAATCACTGATTTAGATGGGATGGAAGATGAGAAGGATCTTCCATGGTGGTGTATTGATTGCGTGTTGAATGGCCGATTACCTCCGAGAGAGAATACCAA GTGTAGCTTTTATTTGCATCCGTTTGAAGGTTCATCTTTGCCAAATGTTACCCAAGGGAAACTGAGTGCTCCACGGATATTGCGGATTCACAAAGTATGTGCATGTCAAGGGAAACGTAccttcgaaagtacggaggcttccgtgctt GTGATTAACTATGTGGTTGAGAAATTGGTCCTTGATAAACCAGTTGATGCTGGAAGTTCTGACGGAACATTCGGGTCAGGACTTAGTACTGGGCAATCACAGCTTCCACCTATAGGCGATGGCTCTCTAAGATCAGGATTAAAGTCATGGCCAAAACTAAAGCCGAATTTAGAGATCTTATGCAATAATCAG GTGCTATCACCTGAAATGAGTCTCGCAACAGTCCGTACTTACATATGGAAGAAACCGGAAGATGTGATTCTCCACTACAGACTGGTGCAGAGTAGATGA
- the LOC109721942 gene encoding WD repeat-containing protein 48 isoform X2 has translation MHRVGSAGNTSGSTRARKEKRLTYVLNDADDTKHRAGINCLAYLKNSAPDNYDYLFTGSRDGTLKRWALRDGEASFSATFESHVDWVNDAILAGNTLVSCSSDTTLKTWNCLSDGVCTRTLRQHSDYVICLAAAEKNSNIVASGGLGGEVFIWDIDAALLPIAKTADSTEDDVSNGNTMQPMTSLRCGGTNNNISANNSQSRGYSPIAAKGHKESVYALAMNDSGTLLVSGGTEKVVRVWDPRTGSKNMKLRGHTDNIRALLLDSTGRYCLSGSSDSMIRLWDLGQQRCVHSYAVHTDSVWALASTPSFTHVYSGGRDLSVYLTDLSTRESVLLCTKEHPILQLALQDDMIWVATTDSALSAWPAEGRSPQKVFQRGGSFLAGNLSFSRARASLEGSAPVPVYKEPSITIPGIPGIIQHEILNNRRHVLTKDTAGSVKLWDVTRGIVTEDYGKISFEEKKEELFEMVSIPAWFTMDTRLGCLSVHLDTPQCFSAEMYAIDLNILGTPEDLKINLAQETLRGLFSYWLAKRRQKPGSQASSNGDSSIGKEASVKNAPHSRLEVDDGSENHMNVMLPAFEFSTVSPPSIITEGSQGGPWRKKITDLDGMEDEKDLPWWCIDCVLNGRLPPRENTKCSFYLHPFEGSSLPNVTQGKLSAPRILRIHKVINYVVEKLVLDKPVDAGSSDGTFGSGLSTGQSQLPPIGDGSLRSGLKSWPKLKPNLEILCNNQVLSPEMSLATVRTYIWKKPEDVILHYRLVQSR, from the exons ATGCATCGTGTTGGCAGTGCTGGTAATACATCCGGCTCTACGCGTGCTCGGAAGGAGAAGCGTCTAACGTATGTGCTGAATGATGCAGATGACACAAAG CATCGTGCAGGAATTAACTGCCTAGCATATTTAAAGAATTCTGCTCCTGATAACTATGATTATCTTTTTACTGGAAGTCGAGATGGGACTTTGAAAAGATGGGCTCTGAGAGATGGTGAAGCAAGTTTCTCAGCAACATTTGAATCACATGTTGATTGG GTTAATGATGCTATTCTTGCTGGTAACACTCTCGTTTCTTGTTCTTCAGACACCACTCTTAAG ACATGGAATTGCCTGTCTGATGGTGTGTGTACCAGGACTCTCCGTCAACATTCCGACTATGTTATATGTCTTGCTGCGGcggaaaagaat AGCAATATTGTTGCCTCTGGGGGCCTTGGTGGCGAGGTCTTTATATGGGATATTGATGCAGCCCTTCTCCCAATTGCTAAGACTGCTGATTCAACAGAAGATGATGTTTCAAATGGCAATACTATGCAACCTATGACAAGTTTACGATGTGGCGGTACTAATAATAACATATCTGCAAACAACAGTCAGTCACGTGGGTATAGTCCAATTGCTGCCAAAGGCCATAAGGAATCGGTGTATGCCCTAGCAATGAATGATAGTGGAACCCTTCTTGTTTCTGGCGGAACTGAGAAG GTTGTTCGTGTTTGGGATCCAAGGACTGGTTCAAAGAACATGAAACTAAGAGGGCATACCGACAATATTAGGGCCTTGCTCCTTGATTCCACTGGCAG GTACTGCTTATCAGGTTCATCTGATTCAATGATCCG CTTATGGGATCTTGGTCAGCAGCGTTGTGTTCACTCCTATGCCGTCCACACCGATTCAGTCTGGGCACTTGCTAGTACTCCCTCATTCACACATGTTTATAGTGGTGGGAGGGACCTTTCT GTGTACCTTACTGATTTATCAACAAGGGAGAGCGTCTTGCTATGCACAAAAGAACACCCAATTTTGCAGTTGGCATTACAAGATGATATGATATGGGTTGCAACAACAGATTCTGCTTTGTCTGCGTGGCCAGCTGAAGGACGAAGCCCTCAGAAGGTTTTCCAAAGAGGTGGCTCATTCTTAGCCGGGAATTTGTCCTTTTCAAGGGCAAGGGCTTCATTGGAAGGATCAGCACCT GTTCCTGTATATAAAGAACCATCTATCACTATTCCAGGGATTCCAGGAATCATACAGCATGAGATATTGAATAATAGAAGGCATGTCCTGACAAAG GACACTGCAGGCTCAGTTAAGCTGTGGGACGTTACTAGGGGTATCGTAACTGAGGACTACGGCAAG ATATCATttgaagaaaagaaggaagagtTGTTTGAAATG GTGAGCATACCTGCATGGTTTACTATGGACACTCGACTTGGATGCTTGTCTGTCCATTTGGATACACCTCAATGCTTTTCTGCCGAAATGTATGCAATCGACTTGAATATACTAGGGACCCCAGAAGATCTTAAG ATAAATTTGGCTCAAGAGACTCTTCGTGGCTTATTTTCGTACTGGCTTGCTAAAAGAAGGCAGAAACCGGGATCGCAAGCTTCATCCAATGGCGACAGTTCAATTGGAAAAGAGGCATCTGTTAAAAATGCTCCGCATTCAAGACTCGAGGTTGACGATGGTTCTGAAAACCACATGAATGTGATGCTTCCTGCATTTGAATTTTCAACCGTGTCACCTCCATCGATAATTACAGAGGGTTCTCAGGGGGGTCCTTGGAGGAAGAAAATCACTGATTTAGATGGGATGGAAGATGAGAAGGATCTTCCATGGTGGTGTATTGATTGCGTGTTGAATGGCCGATTACCTCCGAGAGAGAATACCAA GTGTAGCTTTTATTTGCATCCGTTTGAAGGTTCATCTTTGCCAAATGTTACCCAAGGGAAACTGAGTGCTCCACGGATATTGCGGATTCACAAA GTGATTAACTATGTGGTTGAGAAATTGGTCCTTGATAAACCAGTTGATGCTGGAAGTTCTGACGGAACATTCGGGTCAGGACTTAGTACTGGGCAATCACAGCTTCCACCTATAGGCGATGGCTCTCTAAGATCAGGATTAAAGTCATGGCCAAAACTAAAGCCGAATTTAGAGATCTTATGCAATAATCAG GTGCTATCACCTGAAATGAGTCTCGCAACAGTCCGTACTTACATATGGAAGAAACCGGAAGATGTGATTCTCCACTACAGACTGGTGCAGAGTAGATGA